Sequence from the Chlamydiales bacterium genome:
TAGATCTTACGCTATAGGGAAACATATGCACTTTTGCAAACTTTACACGTCTCATGACATCAATTGTATCTTGCAAATCACTTTCAGATTCCCCTGGAAAACCTACGATCACATCCGTTGTAAACGTAAAATCTGGATTTTGTCGCCTTAATTTCTCGACTGTATCTAGAAAAATTTGCCTCGTATATTTACGGTTCATCCTTTTTAAAATAACATTAGAGCCTGACTGAAGAACAATATGCATTGAAGGGCATGTCTTTTTACCAAGTAAAATAACATCTGCAAGCTCTTCATCCACCTCATCTGGATCAATTGAGGAAAGGCGCAATCTTTCAAGTCCTGGTATGGCATCGATCGCCTTTACGAGATGAGCCAGGCGCTCAGGACTCTTTCCTTCTGCTTTTGCACCATCAAAATCGCCAATATTAATGCCCGTTAACACAACCTCTTTATACCCATTGGCTATCAATCCTTCCACTTCTTGAACGATCGATTCCATCGTACGTGACTTCGATCTGCCCCTCACATAGGGGATGATACAATAAGTACAAAATGAATTACAGCCATCTTGCACCTTCACAAAAGCCCTTGTATGGGCATCAAAATTGTTGATAGCAAACTCTGGAACGCTCTCTTCTGGAAAAAGTCTTTCTACTAATTGATCTTTATCTTTGTTGGGAACCACAAGGCTTACTCCAGAAATTTCTTGAATAAGCTCGGGACTTTTTTCTGAAGCGCATCCTGTAACAACCATTTTTGCATGCGGGTTCTTTTTAATCAGTTGCCTTACTTGTAATTTACTCTCTTTATGCGCCGACTCTGTTACTGTACATGTATTTACAATGCAAACATCTGCTTCCTCGTGGGAAAGAGCTGCTGTATAACCAAGAGCTTCTAATTGGTTCTTATAAGCTTGTGATTCGTATTGATTAGTTCTGCAACCAAGAGTTGCTATTTTAAATTTTTTACTCACTTATATACTCAAATTTTTAATATATTCATTTGCACCCGTAGTCATCATTTGCACCGCAATAAACATAAGAACCATTCCTGCAAATCTCTCAAATGCCTTCAGAACTTTTTCTCCAACTAGCTTCTGTAAATATGAAGAGAGTAAAAGAACACAAAGAGATGGAAACCATGCTGCTAAAATGCACAAAAACATCACCCAATGATTCGATTCTTGCAAAGAAAAAATCATGACGTTAGAAATTGTACCAGGACCTGCCATAATAGGAATCGAAAGAGGTACAATAAAGGGCTCTTGCTTAAGTGGATCTCCTTCCACCATAGGTTTTGGGAATATCATTTCTAATGCAATAAGGGCTAAAATAACTCCACCACCTATTCTTAATACTGAAATATTCAAATTTAGAAATGAAAGGACAGCTTCCCCTCCAAAACTAAAAATTAACATAATAAGAAGTGCAAAAAATAGCTCTCTTACAATGATACGTTTTTGTGCTCTTTGATCAAAATCTTTAAGCAAAGCTATAAAAATAGGAACGTTTCCAATCGCATTAAGAATAACAAAGAGTGCAACGATTATCGAAAGTTCAGACATGAGAAAACTCCTTCACAAAAACAGACGATAGTATACACTGTCATCCAAACTTTATACAACTAAACTTTATTAGATTAAACGCCTTTCTATGAATACTATTTTTAAAATAATACTTCCGGCAGCTTTTTTCCTCTCTCTAATTCTTATTTGGGAGGCTGTAGCTTCTTCTTTTCAAAACCTCACATTTGTCTTGCCCACCCCCTCTAAAATATTTGTGGGGATTATCGATAATTTTGATCGTTTCAAACTTCACACCATCGTAACATTAAAAGAAATTATTACAGGCTCTCTTTTGGCACTTGTTATTGCTGCACCTACTGCTTTTTTAATGCATGAATTTAAAACCGCAAAACTTACTATACAACCTCTTTTTATCATAAGCCAGTCGATACCTCTATTTACAATAGCCCCCATCATGGTCATATGGTTTGGCTGGTCGACAATTGCAATTATTATTCCAACAGCCCTCATGGTGTTTTTCCCGCTAACCCTAACCCTTTATCAAGGACTTAATGCAACACCTCCTGAATGGCTCGAATTTTTCAAACTGCACAAAGCATCCAAATGGCAAACTTTCACAAAGCTTTCTATTCCCTATGCACTTCCACATCTTTTTTCAGGATTAAAAATCAGTGCTGCCATTGCGGCAATTGGCGCTGTAAGTGCAGAGTGGACAGGGGCTCAAATGGGCCTTGGAATGCTCATACAAGATAGCAGAAGAAATACAGATCTTACAACGACATTTGGAGCCATCTTTTTTGTAATCCTGTTAAGTCTTATTCTCTATTTACTAACAATGCTTATTGAGCGCTTTGTTTGTCACAAAAAAAGGATCTCTTCAACAAATAAAATTCTTGCAAGTCTCTTACTATTAGCACTATTAGTTGGAACTACTGCATGCAATCAAA
This genomic interval carries:
- a CDS encoding MarC family protein; its protein translation is MSELSIIVALFVILNAIGNVPIFIALLKDFDQRAQKRIIVRELFFALLIMLIFSFGGEAVLSFLNLNISVLRIGGGVILALIALEMIFPKPMVEGDPLKQEPFIVPLSIPIMAGPGTISNVMIFSLQESNHWVMFLCILAAWFPSLCVLLLSSYLQKLVGEKVLKAFERFAGMVLMFIAVQMMTTGANEYIKNLSI
- the mtaB gene encoding tRNA (N(6)-L-threonylcarbamoyladenosine(37)-C(2))-methylthiotransferase MtaB produces the protein MSKKFKIATLGCRTNQYESQAYKNQLEALGYTAALSHEEADVCIVNTCTVTESAHKESKLQVRQLIKKNPHAKMVVTGCASEKSPELIQEISGVSLVVPNKDKDQLVERLFPEESVPEFAINNFDAHTRAFVKVQDGCNSFCTYCIIPYVRGRSKSRTMESIVQEVEGLIANGYKEVVLTGINIGDFDGAKAEGKSPERLAHLVKAIDAIPGLERLRLSSIDPDEVDEELADVILLGKKTCPSMHIVLQSGSNVILKRMNRKYTRQIFLDTVEKLRRQNPDFTFTTDVIVGFPGESESDLQDTIDVMRRVKFAKVHMFPYSVRSRTRAALFPNKVAPDVIKERKSRIIKIAEETAFELRSEYLGREMWVLTESRDNEDLICGSTANFLPVMIYSKGLQPNTLVRVRLIESLPEGLVGELL